A genomic stretch from Melospiza georgiana isolate bMelGeo1 chromosome 27, bMelGeo1.pri, whole genome shotgun sequence includes:
- the APOA1 gene encoding apolipoprotein A-I: protein MRAVVLTLALLCLTGTQARSFWQHDEPQAPLDRLKDMLDVYLDSVKASGKEAIAQFEASTVGKQLDLKLGENLDTLGAAAAKLREDMAPYYKEVREMWLKDTESLRKELTKDLEEVKEKIKPFLDQFSAKWTEDLEQYRQRLAPLAQELKELSKQKVELLQQKLTPVAEEARDRLRGHVEELRKNVAPFSDELRQKLSQKLEEIREKGIPQAAEYQAKVVEQLSSLREKMTPLVQDFKERLTPYTETLKARFLSLLEELQKTVA, encoded by the exons ATGAGAGCCGTGGTGCTGACCCTcgccctgctctgcctcacgG GCACCCAGGCCCGCTCCTTCTGGCAGCACGATGAGCCCCAGGCGCCCCTGGACCGCCTCAAGGACATGCTCGATGTGTACCTGGACTCCGTGAAGGCCAGCGGCAAGGAAGCCATTGCCCAGTTCGAGGCCTCCACCGTGGGCAAACAGCTGGA CCTGAAGCTGGGCGAGAACCTCGACACGTTGGGCGCGGCCGCCGCCAAGCTGCGAGAGGACATGGCCCCCTACTACAAAGAGGTGCGGGAGATGTGGCTGAAGGACACCGAGTCCCTGCGCAAGGAGCTCACCAAGGACCTGGAGGAGGTGAAGGAGAAGATCAAGCCCTTCCTGGACCAGTTCTCCGCCAAGTGGACGGAGGACCTGGAGCAGTACCGCCAGCGCCTCGCACCCCTCgcccaggagctgaaggagctcaGCAAGCAGaaggtggagctgctgcagcagaagctgACCCCGGTGGCCGAGGAGGCGCGGGACCGGCTGCGCGGGCACGTCGAGGAGCTGCGCAAGAACGTGGCCCCCTTCAGCGATGAGCTGCGCCAGAAGCTGAGCCAGAAGCTGGAGGAGATCCGGGAGAAGGGCATCCCCCAGGCCGCCGAATACCAGGCCAAGGTggtggagcagctcagcagcctgcGGGAGAAGATGACGCCCCTGGTGCAGGACTTCAAGGAGCGCCTCACCCCCTACACCGAGACCCTCAAGGCCCGTTTCCTCAGCCTCCTGGAGGAGCTCCAGAAGACCGTGGCCTGA
- the APOA4 gene encoding apolipoprotein A-IV: MAPKAAALVLVLLAISGSRADVNPDEVASVIWKYFTELGSNAKDTAEQLHQSELSKQLNTLLKSNLQSVSAYAEDLQQRLEPFALELQAKLAQDSQRLKEQIQRELQELQAKLAPYADQVHEQIGTNIRELRARMGPYAEELRSQVDRSAGELRQALEPYAAELRERLQDNAESVQASLSPYAERLQRQIDGGVEGVKQRLSPVADELKAQVERSVAELRRGLSPYAQEVRDGLERQLQSLSAQMERAAEELRARLAASSEELRAQLSPLARELREAASGDAESLRQRLQPLAQQLEQRLGQSLETFRQQAAPFGETFGQQLVQRLEEMRGKLDSGAAGVEDHLELLEKEVRDKVAAFLSTAAPPQE; encoded by the exons ATGGCGCCCAAGGCGGCCGCCCTTGTCCTGGTTCTCCTGGCGATCTCAG GCTCCCGGGCCGATGTGAACCCTGATGAGGTGGCCAGCGTGATCTGGAAGTACTTCACGGAGCTGGGCAGCAATGCCAAGGACACGGCGGAGCAGCTGCACCAGAGCGAGCTCAGCAAGCAGCTCAA caccctgctGAAGAGCAACCTGCAGAGCGTCAGCGCCTACGCCGAGGACCTGCAGCAGCGCCTGGAGCCCTTcgccctggagctgcaggccaAGCTGGCGCAGGACTCGCAGCGCCTCAAGGAGCAGATCCAgcgggagctgcaggagctgcaggccaAGCTGGCGCCCTACGCCGACCAGGTGCACGAGCAGATCGGCACCAACATCCGGGAGCTGCGGGCCAGGATGGGCCCGTACGCCGAGGAGCTGCGCTCGCAGGTGGATCGCAGCGCCGGCGAGCTGCGGCAGGCGCTGGAGCCCTACGCGGCCGAGCTGCGGGAGCGCCTGCAGGACAACGCCGAGAGCGTGCAGGCCTCGCTGAGCCCCTACGCCGAGCGCCTGCAGCGGCAGATCGACGGCGGCGTGGAGGGCGTCAAGCAGCGGCTGTCGCCCGTGGCGGACGAGCTGAAGGCGCAGGTGGAGCGGAGCGTGGCCGAGCTgcggcgcgggctcagcccctaCGCGCAGGAGGTGCGGGACGGGCTGGAGcggcagctgcagagcctgagCGCGCAGATGGAGCGGGCGGCCGAGGAGCTGCGGGCCCGCCTGGCCGCCAGCTCCGAGGAGCTgcgagcccagctgagcccGCTGGCCCGGGAGCTGCGGGAGGCGGCGAGCGGCGACGCCGAGAGCCTGCGGCAGCGCCTGCAGCCCCTGGcgcagcagctggagcagcgcCTGGGCCAGAGCCTGGAGACCTTCCGGCAGCAGGCGGCTCCCTTCGGGGAGACCTTCgggcagcagctggtgcagcGGCTGGAGGAGATGCGCGGCAAGCTGGACTCGGGCGCGGCCGGCGTGGAGGatcacctggagctgctggagaaggaggTGCGGGACAAGGTGGCCGCTTTCCTCAGCACCGCCGCGCCCCCGCAGGAATAA
- the APOA5 gene encoding apolipoprotein A-V, which translates to MGDRSMVGDRSAGGGQTGRHRTGRGERCPEQPHVSPQAVPGRDRADFGAAAALPPARRFTPALAPRPRCPGSFPGRTEAERKGKDTSAAGTGGSAASEGEGASPARRSPSAPHCPSRARPPAPAAGLGAPFASRWERHRCPRPHPVPRSPRGAASAAGQAQPRPPSPGGSGPQVTRPDLHVVFTRSEVQNAFPSQSRLIGRSSAAPRAYIRAGSGRLRPGGTREATRASPSMLLKAALLLSLLAACPVPPAEAAQSGLWRYLSQLTGDKDSLERGHSKLGSDSGAGREGATGRSLGALPCRNLKESVQDGLSSVGGLLEKLSPLGRGPQPPRLGEDPGSLRKALRRELDSLRLQLSPYVDEVHQQVGRQLDELRQQLRPLTEELLDQVSLRARELRRHLVPSREVAAQLLGGADELQRFAAHYGDKIAFHTEQVKDIFRPYAERLLSEIHRNVQELHRGVAPHARASPEQLNRHIQELSAKLARNARDLHRQIQRKLEQLKAKLSLYPGGAAAAPGRSREALAREVQRRVEEFRRDAYAQIRAFTRALDQETEEMRLKLSARPEPPEGPPDAPPPPVEDLRARLDALWRELALSLSERGGEGAGEGPAGDPGEGGGEDPGEGPAGDPGEGGGEDPGEGPAGDPGEGGGEDPGADPGRLRR; encoded by the exons ATGGGGGACAGATCTATGGTGGGGGACAGATCTGCCGGTGGGGGACAGACCG GACGGCACAGGACGGGACGAGGTGAGCGCTGCCCGGAGCAGCCTCACGTGTCGCCGCAGGCCGTGCCGGGCAGGGACCGCGCGGACTTTGGTGCCGCAGCAGCGCTGCCGCCCGCTCGGCGCTTCACCCCGGCCTTGGCCCCGCGGCCCCGGTGCCCGGGCTCGTTCCCGGGAAGAACCGAGGcggaaaggaaaggaaaggacaCGAGCGCGGCGGGGACCGGCGGGAGCGCGGCCTCGGAAGGGGAAGGTGCGAGCCCGGCCCGCCGATCCCCGTCCGCCCCGCACTGCCCGAGCCGGGCTCGCCCTCCCGCACCCgccgcggggctcggggctccCTTCGCGTCCCGGTGGGAGCGGCACCGGtgtccccgtccccatcccgTGCCGCGATCCCCGCGGGGTGCAGCGAGCGCCGCgggccaggcccagccccgtCCCCCGAGCCCGGGGGGCAGCGGCCCCCAGGTCACCCGGCCGGACCTCCACGTTGTGTTTACACGGAGTGAGGTCCAAAACGCCTTCCCGTCCCAAAGCCGCCTTATCGGCCGCTCCTCGGCCGCCCCCCGAGCCTACATAAGGGCGGGCAGCGGCCGCCTCCGGCCGGGAGGGACGCGGGAGGCGACCCGGGCCAG CCCGAGCATGCTGCTGAAGGCCGCGCTGCTGCTCTCGCTGCTGGCCGCCTGCCCAG TGCCCCCGGCCGAGGCGGCGCAGAGCGGGCTCTGGCGGTACCTGAGCCAGCTGACGGGGGACAAGGACAGCCTGGAGCGCGGCCACAGCAAGCTGGGCAGTGACAGC GGTGCGGGGCGCGAGGGGGCCACGGGGCGGTCACTCGGGGCTCTCCCGTGCAGGAACCTGAAGGAGAGCGTTCAGGATGGGCTCAGCTCCGTGGGGGGactcctggagaagctgtcCCCGCTGGGCAGGGGCCCGCAGCCCCCCCGGCTGGGGGAGGACCCGGGCAGCCTGCGCAAGGCCCTCCGCAGGGAGCTGGACAGCCTCCGCCTGCAGCTGTCCCCGTACGTGGACGAGGTGCACCAGCAGGTCGGCAGGCAGCTGGACGAGCTGCGGCAGCAGCTGCGGCCGCTCACGGAGGAGCTGCTGGACCAGGTGTCCCTGCGGGCCCGGGAGCTGCGGCGGCACCTGGTGCCCAGCCGGGAGGTGGCCGCGCAGCTCCTGGGCGGCGCCGACGAGCTGCAGCGCTTCGCGGCTCACTACGGCGACAAGATCGCCTTCCACACGGAGCAGGTGAAGGACATCTTCCGGCCGTACGCCGAGCGGCTGCTGAGCGAGATCCACCGCAACGTGCAGGAGCTGCACCGCGGCGTGGCCCCGCACGCCCGCGCCAGCCCCGAGCAGCTCAACCGGCACATCCAGGAGCTGTCGGCCAAGCTGGCCCGCAACGCGCGGGACCTGCACCGGCAGATCCAGCGGAAGCTGGAGCAGCTCAAGGCCAAGCTGAGCCTGTAccccggcggggccgcggccgccccgggcCGCTCCCGGGAGGCGCTGGCGCGGGAGGTGCAGCGGCGCGTGGAGGAGTTCCGGCGGGACGCGTACGCGCAGATCCGGGCCTTCACCCGGGCGCTGGACCAGGAGACCGAGGAGATGCGGCTGAAGCTCAGCGCCCGCCCGGAGCCGCCCGAGGGGCCGCCGgacgcgccgccgccgcccgtgGAGGATCTGCGCGCGCGGCTGGACGCGCTGTGGCGGGAGCTGGCGCTGAGCCTGAGCGAGCGGGGCGGGGAGGGCGCCGGGGAAGGCCCCGCGGGGGATCCCGGGGAAGGTGGCGGGGAGGATCCCGGGGAAGGCCCCGCGGGGGATCCCGGGGAAGGTGGCGGGGAGGATCCCGGGGAAGGCCCCGCGGGGGATCCCGGGGAAGGTGGCGGGGAGGATCCCGGGGCGGACCCCGGGCGGCTCCGGCGCTGA
- the ZPR1 gene encoding zinc finger protein ZPR1 → MSALGATAAAAAPAGALFRPLSAEDGEQQPAEIESLCMNCFRNGVTRLLLTRIPFFKEIIVSSFSCPSCSWSNTEIQAAGRIQEQGVRYTLAVTSRQDMNREVVKTDCASARIPELDFEVPAFSQKGVLTTIEGIIDRAVAGLEQDQPARRATDPEVARKIDEFIGKLRQLKEVSSPFTFILDDPSGNSFVENPRAPQRDEALQVTHYRRSPQQCALLGLQGEEVDATPPDAAEDLRDEVLQFNTNCPECNAPASTNMKLVQIPHFKEVIIMATNCDSCGHRTNEVKSGGAIEAQGTRITLRITDPSDMTRDILKSETCSVEIPELEFELGMGALGGKFTTLEGLLKDIRDLVEKNPFTLGDSSTASRTGKLQEFIGKLQDIIEGKAQAHFIMDDPAGNSYLQNVYAPEEDPELSVQRYERTFEQNEELGLNDMRTEGYEAEPASGR, encoded by the exons ATGTCGGCCCTCGGGGCCaccgcggcggcggccgcgcccgCCGGGGCCCTGTTCCGGCCCCTGAGCGCCGAGGACGGCGAGCAGCAGCCGGCAGAGATCGAGTCCCTGTGCATGAACTGCTTCCGCAAC GGAGTGACCCGGCTCCTGCTCACCAGGATCCCCTTCTTCAAGGAGATCATTGTCAGCTCCTTCTcgtgccccagctgctcctggtccAACACGGAGATCCAGGCAGCGGGCAGGATCCAGGAGCAGGGTGTGCGCTACACCCTGGCCGTCACCTCCCGCCAg gacaTGAACAGGGAGGTGGTGAAGACCGACTGTGCCTCAGCCCGAATCCCAGAGCTGGACTTTGAGGTGCCTGCCTTCAGCCAGAAGGGAG TGCTCACCACCATCGAGGGCATCATTGACAGAGCTGTGGCAGGCCTGGAGCAGGACCAGCCCGCCCGCAGG GCAACAGACCCAGAGGTGGCCAGGAAGATAGACGAGTTCattgggaaactgaggcagctgaaggaaGTCAGCTCCCCCTTCACCTTT ATCCTGGACGACCCCTCTGGGAACAGCTTCGTGGAGAACCCGCGGGCGCCGCAGCGGGACGAGGCCCTGCAGGTCACTCACTACAGGAGGAGCCCgcagcagtgtgccctgctgggcctgcag ggagaggaggtggACGCGACGCCGCCGGACGCTGCCGAGGACCTGAGGGACGAG gtgCTGCAGTTCAACACCAACTGCCCTGAGTGCAACGCCCCGGCCAGCACCAACATGAAGTTAGTGC AAATCCCCCACTTCAAGGAAGTGATTATCATGGCCACCAACTGTGACTCCTGTGGGCACAGGACCAACGAG GTGAAGTCTGGAGGAGCCATTGAGGCACAGGGCACCAGGATCACGCTCAGGATCACGGACCCTTCTGACATGACACGGGATATCCTGAAG TCAGAGACGTGCAGCGTGGAGATCCCCGAGCTGGAGTTCGAGCTGGGCATGGGAGCGCTGGGGGGCAAGTTCACCACGCTGGAGGGGCTGCTGAAGGACATCCGGGACCTG GTGGAGAAGAACCCCTTCACCCTGGGGGACAGCTCCACggccagcaggacagggaagcTGCAGGAGTTCATTGGGAAGCTGCAGGAC ATCATAGAGGGGAAGGCCCAGGCTCACTTCATCATGGACGACCCTGCAGGCAACAGCTACCTTCAG aACGTGTACGCCCCGGAGGAGGACCCGGAGCTGAGCGTGCAGCGCTACGAGCGCACCTTTGAGCAGAACGAGGAGCTGGGCCTGAACGACATGAGGACAGAGGGCTACGAGGCAGAGCCGGCCTCGGGCCGGTAG